From one Fusobacterium mortiferum ATCC 9817 genomic stretch:
- a CDS encoding PolC-type DNA polymerase III translates to MNRNEIRIKPQDGIFRKMGIKNVDVTEIIFSERNKKMRFICNVPSVDELNELDVIYENIKKNFGKELEVDFTVSFSENDIRKEQLIEIVERALIRLKARNAISKSFLYLYRISIENESINITLAEQSAIDILRSSQIDEKLETILENFGIYNFKVKFVLGDFSQEVSKIEEEKQKEIITLSAKIDMENKKIAEQNSNKPKAQEVVIKSANFSKGGGFSANKTKEIKGSSIPLEEFFELYDDDTCVVEGEIFGMESRDIKNDRVIQTIRITDNHTSLTTKIFLEKDKPLDIKIGDFVKINGKKQTDRFSDNEEIMMINSINKLDKVKEEKEDKAEVKMVELHTHSKMSEMVGVTDIADIIKQAIKFGHSAVAITDYAVVHSFPFAYKAAKGKDIKPILGCEMYMVDDEALMVRNPKDVPLLEENFIVFDLETMGLNSHEHEIIEIGAVKLRGNRIVDRFSQLVNPQKPIPKKIQELTNITQEMVDNMPTIEEVLPKFMEFVGDATMVAHNAAFDMGFIRRDVKRLLGYDYTPAIIDTLQMARDLYPDLKGYGLKNLNKVLGLSLESHHRAVDDSQATANMFIIFMERYLEKGITNLNQITGAFPINLKKQDTHNVMVLVQNLAGLKNMYKLVSEAHIDYYGNKKPRILKSHLEKYREGLIVGSSMTVHFSNDGELTDYYMRYDYESIEKNIGFYDYIELLPKGAYSEIYEDDGTGSISSFKAIEDMNRYFYNLAKEKGILVTASSNVHYLDEEDYKIRSILLYGSGNVFRANQYKIDNKFYFRTTDEMLEEFSYLGEDIAREIVVTNTNLIADKIEKIKPVPDGFYPPKIDNAENIVKEMTYEKAYRIYGNPLPEIVNARIERELNAIIGNGFSVLYLSAQKLVKKSLDSGYLVGSRGSVGSSLVAFMMGITEVNALYPHYICTNPECKNSEFIEREGVGIDLPEKNCPKCGKPYKRDGYSIPFEVFMGFNGDKVPDIDLNFSGEYQSEIHRYCEQLFGKENVFKAGTISTLAEKNAEGYVKKYFEEHDMKNNKAEILRLAKKCEGAKKTTGQHPGGMVVVPHDHTIYEFCPVQKPANDEKNDSITTHYDYHVMDEQLVKLDILGHDDPTTIKLLQEYTGVDIYSIPLSDPDTLKIFSSTESLGVTPEQINSVVGTFGVPEFGTPFVRQMLIDTMPKTFAELVRISGLSHGTDVWLNNAQEFIRQKQATLSQVITVRDDIMNYLIDQGLEKGTAFKIMEFVRKGQPTKNPEGWKAYSDLMKEHNVAEWYIESCRRIKYMFPKGHAVAYVMMAMRIAYFKVHYPLAFYAAYLSRKAEDFDYEIMGKPESAKSHLEILSKEPKLDVKKKAEMAICEIVVEMYARGLEFLPIDIYKSGGVKFTIEDGKIRVPLIALAGLGGAVIDNIIKEREESKFLSFEDLKRRTKVSQTIIDKLKMIKAIDSLSETNQISLF, encoded by the coding sequence ATGAATAGAAATGAGATAAGAATAAAACCACAAGATGGTATCTTTAGAAAAATGGGTATAAAAAATGTAGATGTTACAGAGATTATATTTTCAGAAAGAAATAAAAAGATGAGATTTATATGTAATGTTCCTTCAGTTGATGAGTTAAATGAATTAGATGTCATCTATGAAAATATTAAGAAAAACTTTGGTAAAGAGTTAGAGGTAGATTTTACAGTAAGTTTTTCTGAAAATGATATAAGAAAAGAGCAATTAATAGAGATAGTAGAGAGAGCACTCATAAGATTGAAAGCTAGAAACGCTATCTCTAAATCTTTTTTATACCTATATAGAATAAGTATTGAAAATGAGAGCATCAATATTACTCTTGCTGAGCAGAGTGCTATTGATATTTTGAGAAGTTCTCAAATAGATGAGAAGCTAGAAACAATTCTAGAAAATTTTGGAATATACAATTTCAAGGTAAAGTTTGTATTGGGAGATTTCTCACAAGAGGTATCTAAAATAGAAGAGGAAAAACAAAAAGAGATTATCACTCTTTCAGCAAAGATTGATATGGAGAATAAAAAAATTGCTGAACAAAATTCCAACAAGCCAAAGGCTCAAGAGGTAGTTATAAAAAGTGCTAACTTCTCTAAAGGAGGAGGTTTTTCAGCTAATAAAACTAAGGAGATTAAAGGAAGCTCTATTCCACTAGAGGAGTTTTTCGAACTCTATGATGATGATACTTGTGTAGTAGAGGGAGAGATCTTTGGAATGGAGTCTAGAGATATAAAAAATGATAGAGTAATTCAGACTATTAGAATAACTGATAACCACACCTCTCTTACTACAAAAATCTTCTTAGAAAAAGATAAACCTCTAGATATAAAAATTGGGGATTTTGTAAAGATAAATGGTAAAAAACAAACTGATAGATTCTCTGACAATGAAGAGATAATGATGATAAATTCTATCAACAAGCTTGATAAGGTAAAAGAGGAAAAGGAAGATAAAGCTGAAGTAAAAATGGTAGAGCTACACACTCATAGTAAGATGAGTGAGATGGTAGGGGTAACTGATATAGCTGATATTATAAAACAGGCTATAAAATTTGGACACTCTGCTGTGGCTATTACAGATTATGCTGTTGTACACTCTTTCCCATTTGCTTATAAAGCAGCCAAGGGAAAGGATATAAAACCTATACTTGGTTGTGAGATGTATATGGTAGATGATGAAGCTCTTATGGTAAGAAATCCTAAAGATGTACCTCTATTAGAAGAGAACTTTATTGTATTCGACTTAGAAACTATGGGACTTAACTCTCATGAACATGAGATAATAGAGATAGGTGCTGTAAAATTAAGAGGGAATAGAATAGTAGATAGATTTTCACAACTTGTAAATCCTCAAAAACCTATACCTAAGAAGATTCAAGAGTTGACAAATATAACTCAAGAAATGGTAGATAATATGCCAACAATTGAAGAGGTATTACCAAAGTTTATGGAGTTCGTGGGAGATGCTACAATGGTAGCCCACAATGCAGCTTTCGATATGGGATTTATAAGAAGAGATGTAAAAAGGCTTTTAGGATATGATTACACTCCAGCAATAATAGATACATTACAGATGGCAAGGGACTTATATCCAGATTTAAAAGGGTATGGATTGAAAAACTTAAATAAGGTATTGGGACTTTCATTGGAGAGCCACCACAGAGCTGTTGATGACTCACAAGCTACTGCTAATATGTTTATCATATTTATGGAGAGATATTTAGAGAAGGGAATCACTAATCTAAATCAGATAACAGGAGCTTTTCCAATAAATCTTAAAAAACAGGACACTCATAATGTAATGGTACTAGTACAAAATCTTGCAGGATTAAAAAATATGTACAAGCTAGTTTCAGAAGCTCATATAGACTACTATGGAAATAAAAAACCTAGAATTTTAAAATCTCATCTGGAAAAATATAGAGAGGGATTGATAGTAGGAAGCTCTATGACTGTACACTTTTCCAATGATGGAGAGCTTACAGATTACTATATGAGATATGACTATGAGAGTATCGAAAAAAATATTGGTTTTTATGACTATATAGAGTTACTTCCTAAGGGGGCTTACTCTGAAATTTATGAAGATGATGGAACAGGAAGTATCTCATCTTTTAAAGCTATTGAAGATATGAATAGGTATTTTTATAACTTAGCTAAGGAGAAAGGCATCTTAGTTACAGCTAGCTCTAATGTACACTATCTAGATGAGGAGGACTATAAGATAAGAAGTATCCTACTATATGGAAGTGGAAATGTATTTAGAGCAAATCAATATAAGATAGATAATAAATTTTATTTTAGAACCACAGATGAGATGTTAGAAGAGTTTAGCTACTTAGGAGAGGATATAGCTCGTGAAATAGTTGTAACTAATACCAACCTAATAGCTGACAAGATAGAGAAGATAAAACCTGTACCAGATGGGTTTTATCCACCAAAGATAGATAATGCTGAGAATATAGTTAAAGAGATGACCTATGAAAAAGCTTATAGAATATATGGAAATCCTCTTCCAGAGATAGTTAATGCCAGAATAGAAAGAGAGCTAAATGCTATCATTGGAAATGGATTCTCTGTACTTTATCTATCTGCACAAAAACTTGTTAAAAAATCCTTAGATAGTGGATACCTAGTTGGTTCTAGAGGTTCAGTAGGTTCTTCATTAGTAGCTTTTATGATGGGAATAACTGAGGTTAATGCCCTATATCCTCACTATATCTGTACTAATCCTGAGTGTAAAAACTCTGAATTTATTGAGAGAGAGGGAGTAGGTATTGACTTACCAGAAAAGAATTGTCCTAAGTGTGGAAAACCATATAAAAGAGATGGATACTCTATACCATTTGAAGTATTTATGGGATTTAATGGAGATAAGGTACCAGATATAGACCTTAACTTCTCTGGAGAGTATCAATCAGAAATACATAGATATTGTGAGCAACTTTTCGGTAAAGAAAATGTATTTAAAGCAGGAACAATCTCTACTCTTGCTGAGAAAAACGCCGAAGGTTATGTAAAAAAATATTTTGAAGAGCATGATATGAAAAATAATAAGGCTGAGATACTGAGGCTTGCTAAAAAGTGTGAGGGAGCAAAGAAAACAACAGGGCAACACCCTGGAGGAATGGTTGTAGTGCCACATGACCACACTATATATGAGTTTTGTCCAGTGCAAAAACCAGCTAATGATGAGAAAAACGATTCTATCACTACACACTATGACTATCACGTAATGGATGAACAGTTAGTAAAACTGGATATACTTGGACATGACGATCCTACTACTATAAAACTTTTACAGGAGTATACAGGAGTGGATATATACTCTATTCCACTATCAGATCCAGATACCTTGAAGATATTTTCTAGCACTGAATCTTTAGGAGTTACTCCAGAACAGATAAACTCTGTTGTAGGAACTTTTGGAGTACCAGAGTTTGGAACTCCATTTGTGCGTCAGATGTTAATAGACACTATGCCTAAAACTTTTGCTGAGCTTGTAAGAATATCAGGACTTTCTCATGGTACAGACGTATGGCTTAACAATGCTCAAGAGTTTATTAGACAGAAACAAGCTACTCTTTCACAGGTAATTACAGTACGTGATGACATAATGAACTATCTTATTGACCAAGGACTAGAGAAAGGAACAGCCTTTAAAATAATGGAGTTTGTAAGAAAGGGACAACCTACTAAAAATCCAGAAGGTTGGAAAGCTTATTCCGACTTGATGAAAGAGCATAATGTTGCTGAATGGTATATAGAGTCTTGTAGAAGAATAAAGTACATGTTCCCTAAAGGGCATGCTGTGGCTTATGTTATGATGGCTATGAGAATAGCTTACTTCAAAGTACACTACCCACTAGCCTTCTATGCTGCATATCTATCGAGAAAGGCTGAGGATTTTGACTATGAGATAATGGGAAAACCTGAATCAGCAAAATCTCATTTAGAGATACTTTCTAAAGAGCCTAAGCTAGATGTAAAGAAAAAAGCTGAGATGGCTATATGTGAGATTGTAGTGGAGATGTATGCTAGAGGATTGGAATTTTTACCAATAGATATATACAAATCAGGTGGAGTAAAATTTACTATTGAAGATGGTAAGATAAGAGTGCCACTTATAGCTTTAGCTGGACTTGGAGGAGCTGTTATAGATAATATTATCAAGGAGAGAGAGGAGAGTAAGTTCTTATCTTTTGAAGATTTAAAGAGAAGAACAAAGGTTTCTCAAACTATAATTGATAAGTTAAAGATGATAAAAGCTATCGATTCTTTAAGTGAGACTAATCAAATCTCATTATTTTAG
- a CDS encoding HU family DNA-binding protein, whose protein sequence is MTKKEFVDLYFQKGEFTTKVDAEKKAMAFLATIEEVLEKGDEISFLGFGKFEVTERAARTCRNPQTGEEMKVEAKKAVKFKAGKALSEKVNK, encoded by the coding sequence ATGACTAAAAAAGAGTTTGTAGATTTATATTTTCAAAAAGGAGAGTTTACAACTAAAGTAGATGCAGAGAAAAAAGCTATGGCTTTCTTAGCAACTATTGAAGAGGTTTTAGAAAAGGGAGATGAAATTTCTTTCTTAGGATTTGGAAAATTTGAAGTTACTGAAAGAGCAGCTAGAACTTGTAGAAACCCTCAAACTGGAGAAGAAATGAAAGTTGAGGCTAAAAAAGCTGTTAAATTTAAAGCAGGAAAAGCTTTATCTGAAAAAGTTAACAAATAG
- a CDS encoding alpha/beta fold hydrolase family protein yields the protein MKKYLIGMFILMSSILTLAEYKYPFQNPNVATIIGSSTLMTEGVTTKVPVKEYKITLPWSEPVPENFWYNEGFKFSLVSQNKKAPLVFLLAGTGSAHNSIRMEYFQRIFYDAGYHVVSISSPMNSNFVINASTSKMPGMIVEDSEDIYKVMKEINKKISDEVEISDYYLVGYSLGGTEAGILSWIDEREKDFNFKRVFMINPAVDLYKSAQKLDKYMDFPEEDRAEKISQMIENIIDTVVSNTLPEYSSVDVETIYKIFSQKQLSDKEMEQLIGGAFRLTSIDLNYIVDVLNNRAVYVKEPVGKFTPMFEIFKKINFATFEEYIERLALPYYQEKLGKELGLEDLLVKARLNYIEDYLKNTPKIMAVTNADELILDSEDIEFLKATFDDRLIVYPYGGHCGNMFFTPNIKVMLDFLEKGEVEHENK from the coding sequence ATGAAAAAATATTTAATAGGGATGTTCATTTTGATGAGTTCAATTTTAACATTAGCAGAATATAAATATCCTTTTCAAAATCCAAATGTAGCTACTATAATTGGAAGCTCAACTCTTATGACTGAAGGTGTAACTACAAAAGTACCTGTGAAGGAGTATAAGATAACTCTACCTTGGTCAGAGCCAGTACCAGAAAATTTTTGGTATAATGAAGGATTTAAGTTTTCATTAGTTTCTCAAAATAAAAAAGCTCCTTTAGTATTCTTACTAGCAGGGACAGGGTCAGCTCACAATTCTATAAGAATGGAGTATTTTCAGAGAATTTTTTATGATGCTGGTTATCACGTAGTGTCTATCTCTTCTCCTATGAATAGCAACTTTGTCATCAATGCTTCTACAAGTAAGATGCCAGGAATGATAGTAGAAGATTCAGAGGACATCTATAAAGTAATGAAGGAGATTAATAAAAAAATTTCTGATGAGGTGGAGATTAGTGATTACTATCTAGTAGGATATAGTCTTGGAGGAACAGAGGCTGGAATACTATCTTGGATAGATGAAAGGGAAAAAGATTTTAATTTTAAAAGAGTATTTATGATAAATCCAGCTGTGGATCTATACAAGTCTGCACAAAAATTGGATAAATATATGGATTTTCCTGAAGAAGATAGGGCAGAAAAGATTTCTCAAATGATAGAGAATATAATAGATACAGTTGTAAGTAATACATTACCAGAGTATTCTTCTGTTGATGTAGAAACAATCTACAAGATATTTTCACAAAAACAATTGAGTGATAAGGAGATGGAGCAACTTATAGGTGGAGCTTTTAGATTGACTTCTATTGATTTAAACTATATAGTAGATGTGTTAAATAACAGAGCAGTCTATGTAAAAGAGCCAGTGGGAAAATTTACTCCTATGTTTGAGATTTTTAAAAAGATTAATTTTGCTACTTTTGAAGAGTATATTGAAAGACTAGCTCTGCCATATTATCAAGAAAAGTTAGGAAAAGAGTTAGGGTTAGAGGATTTATTAGTAAAGGCTAGATTAAACTATATAGAGGATTATTTAAAAAATACTCCTAAAATAATGGCTGTTACCAATGCTGATGAATTGATATTAGATAGTGAAGATATAGAGTTTTTAAAGGCAACTTTTGATGATAGATTGATAGTTTATCCATATGGAGGGCACTGTGGAAATATGTTTTTTACTCCTAATATAAAAGTTATGCTAGATTTTTTAGAGAAAGGAGAGGTAGAGCATGAAAATAAATAG
- a CDS encoding MlaA family lipoprotein yields the protein MKINRLIVILMLILSITTFSKESEEVKNIDNSFEYFEVYDPLEPINRRIYYFNYHFEKYISLPAVRVYRSVTPSPVRQGITNFFKNTDNISTTANSLLQLKIKKAMRAIGRFTMNSAVGVGGFVDVASDMGMPKPYEDFGLTLAHYGVRKGPYLVLPILGPSSLRDAFGTGVDVLGRGTLYHTVDLDEMNNMLVTGLYGIDKRNNIPFKYYDTGSPFEYEYMRFLYFKYRKLQADLGSEVF from the coding sequence ATGAAAATAAATAGATTAATTGTTATACTTATGCTGATTTTATCTATCACAACTTTTTCTAAAGAGAGTGAGGAAGTAAAAAATATAGATAACTCTTTTGAATACTTTGAAGTATATGACCCATTAGAGCCTATCAATAGAAGAATTTATTACTTTAACTATCACTTTGAAAAATATATATCTCTACCAGCAGTAAGAGTGTATAGAAGTGTTACTCCAAGTCCAGTAAGACAAGGGATAACTAATTTTTTCAAAAATACTGACAATATATCTACTACTGCTAACTCATTGTTACAATTAAAAATAAAAAAGGCTATGAGAGCAATTGGAAGATTTACCATGAATAGTGCTGTGGGAGTTGGAGGCTTTGTAGATGTAGCTTCAGATATGGGGATGCCTAAACCGTATGAAGATTTTGGGCTTACATTGGCTCATTATGGAGTGAGAAAGGGACCTTATTTAGTGTTACCAATATTGGGACCTAGCTCTTTAAGAGATGCCTTTGGAACAGGAGTAGATGTTTTAGGGAGAGGTACTCTATACCATACAGTTGATTTAGATGAGATGAATAATATGTTAGTAACAGGATTATATGGGATAGATAAGAGAAATAATATACCATTTAAATACTATGATACTGGCTCTCCTTTTGAATATGAGTACATGAGATTTCTGTATTTTAAATATAGAAAGTTACAAGCAGATTTAGGAAGCGAAGTATTCTAA
- the pepV gene encoding dipeptidase PepV — translation MNLQEKVLGYKDEVVKHIQGSVQLKSVMEPAKEGMPFGEGPAKALNYFVELGKELGFQVVNYDNYATTIEFGEGEEVLGILGHVDVVPEGEGWDYPPYSGAIVDGKIYGRGTLDDKGPSVICLYAMKTIMDSGIKLNRKVRMILGANEESGSKCMDYYFNTLKMPQPTLAFTPDSTFPVTFAEKGIVRIKLNNNYPTLKEVSLVGGNAFNSVPERCELNIPKSFVAGVEEAIEKYNSDKEYKVTCELVGENYLINSYGKSAHASKPTLGYNSVSALFEFLKLVDVKNEELKSLVEFFNTYIKMELDGESLGVNFEDNESGKLTLNIGKTTLKDGVLEVCIDIRCPVHVANTKVIDTIKEKVGDKMEVEVAGNTAPLYVSKDSFLVSTLMGIYKDITGDAVSEPIAIGGGTYARTVTNGVAFGALLSSQVDNMHQKNEYLEIDKIDTLLKIYVEAIYQLAK, via the coding sequence ATGAATTTACAAGAGAAAGTTTTAGGCTACAAAGATGAAGTAGTAAAACACATTCAAGGTTCTGTACAGTTAAAAAGTGTTATGGAGCCAGCTAAAGAGGGAATGCCTTTTGGAGAGGGACCAGCTAAAGCGTTAAATTATTTTGTAGAATTAGGAAAAGAGTTAGGATTTCAAGTAGTCAACTATGATAACTATGCTACAACAATAGAGTTTGGAGAGGGAGAAGAGGTATTAGGAATATTAGGACACGTAGACGTTGTACCAGAAGGAGAAGGTTGGGACTACCCACCATATAGTGGTGCTATTGTAGATGGTAAAATCTATGGAAGAGGAACACTAGACGACAAGGGACCATCTGTAATCTGCCTATACGCTATGAAAACTATAATGGATTCTGGAATAAAATTAAATAGAAAAGTTAGAATGATATTGGGAGCAAATGAAGAGAGTGGAAGTAAGTGTATGGATTACTATTTCAATACTTTAAAGATGCCACAACCTACATTAGCTTTTACACCAGATTCAACTTTCCCTGTTACTTTTGCTGAAAAGGGAATAGTACGTATCAAATTAAACAATAACTATCCTACTCTAAAAGAGGTATCACTTGTAGGAGGAAATGCTTTTAACTCTGTTCCAGAGAGATGTGAATTAAATATTCCTAAATCATTTGTAGCTGGAGTAGAGGAAGCAATAGAAAAATATAACTCAGATAAAGAGTATAAAGTAACTTGTGAATTAGTAGGGGAAAATTACCTAATCAACTCTTATGGTAAATCTGCTCATGCTTCTAAACCAACATTAGGATATAACTCTGTATCAGCACTATTTGAGTTTTTAAAACTTGTAGATGTAAAAAATGAGGAGTTAAAATCTCTAGTAGAATTCTTTAACACTTATATTAAAATGGAGTTAGATGGAGAATCTTTAGGAGTTAATTTTGAAGATAATGAAAGTGGAAAGCTTACTTTAAATATAGGAAAAACTACTTTAAAAGATGGAGTTTTAGAAGTTTGTATAGATATAAGATGTCCAGTTCATGTAGCTAATACAAAGGTTATAGATACAATCAAAGAAAAAGTTGGAGATAAGATGGAAGTAGAGGTAGCTGGAAATACTGCTCCACTTTATGTTTCAAAAGATAGTTTCTTAGTATCTACTCTTATGGGAATCTATAAAGATATAACTGGAGATGCTGTAAGTGAGCCTATCGCTATCGGTGGAGGAACTTATGCTAGAACTGTAACTAATGGAGTTGCTTTTGGAGCTTTACTTTCATCTCAAGTAGATAATATGCACCAAAAAAATGAGTATCTAGAGATAGATAAGATAGATACACTATTAAAGATTTATGTAGAGGCTATCTATCAATTAGCTAAATAA
- a CDS encoding AAA family ATPase, translated as MLKRIPIAVENFKEIIEENYYYIDKTKFIEEILNDGTKVKLFCRPRRFGKTLNMSMLRYFFDVKNREENRKLFNGLYIEKSPMISEQGKYPVIFLSMKGISSSNFEDALDKIMDKIISVYEDYSYILDKLDERSRKRYDAILDGNINRAQLESSLLFLTKLLYKYYNQKVVVLIDEYDYPIMSSYEKGYYEEMRDFLKAFYGDVLKTNEYLQMGVLTGIIRVAQAGIFSDLNNFKSFTVLEEKYSTSFGLVEEEVKAMLAYYEIGYEMPEVKKWYDGYSFGKDELYNPWSILNYTSDKILKPYWINTSSNFMIRELLEQTGKEGLETLEKIFNQEDIAVRITDNVRFGNNLSASEVWELMVYSGYLTVNGRIEDGRYLVRIPNMEIMNFFKDEFLNIIFGNYDTVDRLRDALRDKNLRQLDRVIEKIVLDVMSFHDTGTNNEYSYHMLLAGFFYALDSYYITKSNVEAGYGRADIILFPRDKSKAGYILELKRAYTKTPEKEVEKALQQIDDNKYYVELERYGVKEIIKLGYIFDGKKVASSNLSY; from the coding sequence ATGTTAAAAAGAATTCCAATAGCAGTAGAAAATTTTAAAGAAATAATAGAAGAAAATTATTATTATATAGATAAAACAAAATTTATAGAGGAGATATTAAATGATGGAACAAAGGTAAAACTTTTTTGTCGTCCAAGAAGATTTGGAAAAACTTTAAATATGTCTATGCTTAGATATTTTTTTGATGTAAAAAATAGAGAAGAGAATAGAAAACTTTTTAATGGACTATATATAGAAAAATCCCCAATGATATCAGAGCAAGGAAAATATCCAGTGATATTTTTAAGTATGAAGGGAATAAGTAGTTCAAATTTTGAAGATGCTCTTGATAAGATAATGGATAAAATAATAAGTGTTTATGAAGACTATTCATATATTTTAGATAAATTAGATGAGAGAAGCAGAAAAAGATATGATGCTATACTTGATGGTAATATAAATAGAGCCCAATTAGAAAGCTCCCTACTCTTTCTAACAAAATTGTTGTACAAATACTACAACCAAAAAGTAGTTGTATTAATAGATGAATATGATTATCCAATAATGTCATCATATGAAAAAGGATACTATGAGGAGATGAGAGATTTCCTAAAGGCTTTCTATGGAGATGTACTTAAGACCAATGAATACTTACAAATGGGAGTGTTAACTGGAATAATCAGAGTAGCACAGGCAGGAATATTCTCTGATTTAAATAATTTTAAGTCTTTTACTGTTCTAGAGGAGAAGTATAGCACCTCTTTTGGACTTGTAGAAGAGGAAGTAAAAGCTATGCTAGCTTACTATGAGATAGGTTATGAGATGCCAGAGGTAAAGAAGTGGTATGATGGATATAGTTTTGGAAAAGATGAGTTATACAATCCTTGGAGTATATTAAATTATACCTCAGATAAAATACTAAAACCCTATTGGATAAATACAAGCTCTAACTTTATGATAAGAGAACTTTTAGAACAGACAGGGAAAGAAGGATTAGAAACCCTTGAGAAAATTTTTAACCAAGAGGATATAGCAGTAAGAATAACAGATAATGTAAGGTTTGGTAATAATTTATCAGCAAGTGAAGTGTGGGAACTAATGGTATACTCTGGTTATCTAACTGTAAATGGTAGGATAGAAGATGGAAGATATTTAGTGAGAATACCTAATATGGAGATAATGAATTTCTTTAAAGATGAATTTTTAAATATTATATTTGGAAATTATGATACAGTAGATAGATTAAGAGATGCTTTGAGGGATAAAAACTTAAGGCAGTTAGATAGAGTAATAGAAAAAATCGTTTTAGATGTAATGAGTTTCCACGACACAGGAACAAATAATGAATACTCATATCATATGCTATTAGCAGGATTTTTTTATGCCTTAGATAGTTACTATATTACCAAGTCAAATGTAGAAGCTGGCTATGGAAGAGCAGATATAATACTATTTCCAAGAGATAAGTCAAAGGCAGGATATATTTTGGAGTTGAAAAGAGCATACACTAAAACTCCAGAAAAAGAAGTAGAAAAAGCACTACAACAAATAGATGATAATAAATACTATGTAGAGTTAGAGAGATATGGAGTAAAAGAGATAATTAAGTTAGGTTATATTTTTGATGGGAAAAAAGTAGCAAGTAGTAATTTATCTTATTAG
- a CDS encoding cysteine-rich small domain-containing protein — protein MNNYKFIHHKECEFFPCHQMEKLEDFNCMFCYCPLYMLGDKCGGNFKYTPHGIKDCSNCILPHIKEVGYAHIQKKMLEVIEIVQQEHLAKKEEK, from the coding sequence ATGAATAATTATAAATTTATACATCATAAAGAGTGTGAATTTTTCCCTTGTCATCAAATGGAAAAATTAGAGGATTTTAACTGTATGTTTTGCTATTGTCCTCTATATATGCTAGGGGATAAGTGTGGTGGAAATTTTAAATATACTCCTCATGGAATAAAAGATTGTTCAAATTGTATTTTACCACATATAAAAGAGGTAGGATATGCTCATATTCAAAAGAAGATGTTAGAAGTGATTGAGATAGTTCAACAGGAGCATCTTGCTAAAAAAGAGGAGAAATAG